A stretch of the Homo sapiens chromosome 17 genomic scaffold, GRCh38.p14 alternate locus group ALT_REF_LOCI_1 HSCHR17_4_CTG4 genome encodes the following:
- the KRT23 gene encoding keratin, type I cytoskeletal 23 isoform X1 has translation MNSGHSFSQTPSASFHGAGGGWGRPRSFPRAPTVHGGAGGARISLSFTTRSCPPPGGSWGSGRSSPLLGGNGKATMQNLNDRLASYLEKVRALEEANMKLESRILKWHQQRDPGSKKDYSQYEENITHLQEQIVDGKMTNAQIILLIDNARMAVDDFNLKYENEHSFKKDLEIEVEGLRRTLDNLTIVTTDLEQEVEGMRKELILMKKHHEQEMEKHHVPSDFNVNVKVDTGPREDLIKVLEDMRQEYELIIKKKHRDLDTWYKEQSAAMSQEAASPATVQSRQGDIHELKRTFQALEIDLQTQYSTKSALENMLSETQSRYSCKLQDMQEIISHYEEELTQLRHELERQNNEYQVLLGIKTHLEKEITTYRRLLEGESEGTREESKSSMKVSATPKIKAITQETINGRLVLCQVNEIQKHA, from the exons ATGAACTCCGGACACAGCTTCAGCCAGACCCCCTCGGCCTCCTTCCATGGCGCCGGAGGTGGCTGGGGCCGGCCCAGGAGCTTCCCCAGGGCTCCCACCGTCCATGGCGGTGCGGGGGGAGCCCGCATCTCCCTGTCCTTCACCACGCGGAGCTGCCCACCCCCTGGAGGGTCTTGGGGTTCTGGAAGAAGCAGCCCCCTACTAGGCGGAAATGGGAAGGCCACCATGCAGAATCTCAACGACCGCCTGGCCTCCTACCTGGAGAAGGTTCGCGCCCTGGAGGAGGCCAACATGAAGCTGGAAAGCCGCATCCTGAAATGGCACCAGCAGAGAGATCCTGGCAGTAAGAAAGATTATTCCCAGTATGAGGAAAACATCACACACCTGCAGGAGCAG ATAGTGGATGGTAAGATGACCAATGCTCAGATTATTCTTCTCATTGACAATGCCAGGATGGCAGTGGATGACTTCAACCTCAA GTATGAAAATGAACACTCCTTTAAGAAAGACTTGGAAATTGAAGTCGAGGGCCTCCGAAGGACCTTAGACAACCTGACCATTGTCACAACAGACCTAGAACAGGAGGTGGAAGGAATGAGGAAAGAGCTCATTCTCATGAAGAAGCACCATGAGCAG GAAATGGAGAAGCATCATGTGCCAAGTGACTTCAATGTCAATGTGAAGGTGGATACAGGTCCCAGGGAAGATCTGATTAAGGTCCTGGAGGATATGAGACAAGAATATGAGCTTATAATAAAGAAGAAGCATCGAGACTTGGACACTTGGTATAAAGAACAG TCTGCAGCCATGTCCCAGGAGGCAGCCAGTCCAGCCACTGTGCAGAGCAGACAAGGTGACATCCACGAACTGAAGCGCACATTCCAGGCCCTGGAGATTGACCTGCAGACACAGTACAGCACG AAATCTGCTTTGGAAAACATGTTATCCGAGACCCAGTCTCGGTACTCCTGCAAGCTCCAGGACATGCAAGAGATCATCTCCCACTATGAGGAGGAACTGACGCAGCTACGCCATGAACTGGAGCGGCAGAACAATGAATACCAAGTGCTGCTGGGCATCAAAACCCACCTGGAGAAGGAAATCACCACGTACCGACGGCTCCTGGAGGGAGAGAGTGAAGG GACACGGGAAGAATCAAAGTCGAGCATGAAAG TGTCTGCAACTCCAAAGATCAAGGCCATAACCCAGGAGACCATCAACGGAAGATTAGTTCTTTGTCAAGTGAATGAAATCCAAAAGCACGCATGA
- the KRT23 gene encoding keratin, type I cytoskeletal 23 isoform X2, producing MTNAQIILLIDNARMAVDDFNLKYENEHSFKKDLEIEVEGLRRTLDNLTIVTTDLEQEVEGMRKELILMKKHHEQEMEKHHVPSDFNVNVKVDTGPREDLIKVLEDMRQEYELIIKKKHRDLDTWYKEQSAAMSQEAASPATVQSRQGDIHELKRTFQALEIDLQTQYSTKSALENMLSETQSRYSCKLQDMQEIISHYEEELTQLRHELERQNNEYQVLLGIKTHLEKEITTYRRLLEGESEGTREESKSSMKVSATPKIKAITQETINGRLVLCQVNEIQKHA from the exons ATGACCAATGCTCAGATTATTCTTCTCATTGACAATGCCAGGATGGCAGTGGATGACTTCAACCTCAA GTATGAAAATGAACACTCCTTTAAGAAAGACTTGGAAATTGAAGTCGAGGGCCTCCGAAGGACCTTAGACAACCTGACCATTGTCACAACAGACCTAGAACAGGAGGTGGAAGGAATGAGGAAAGAGCTCATTCTCATGAAGAAGCACCATGAGCAG GAAATGGAGAAGCATCATGTGCCAAGTGACTTCAATGTCAATGTGAAGGTGGATACAGGTCCCAGGGAAGATCTGATTAAGGTCCTGGAGGATATGAGACAAGAATATGAGCTTATAATAAAGAAGAAGCATCGAGACTTGGACACTTGGTATAAAGAACAG TCTGCAGCCATGTCCCAGGAGGCAGCCAGTCCAGCCACTGTGCAGAGCAGACAAGGTGACATCCACGAACTGAAGCGCACATTCCAGGCCCTGGAGATTGACCTGCAGACACAGTACAGCACG AAATCTGCTTTGGAAAACATGTTATCCGAGACCCAGTCTCGGTACTCCTGCAAGCTCCAGGACATGCAAGAGATCATCTCCCACTATGAGGAGGAACTGACGCAGCTACGCCATGAACTGGAGCGGCAGAACAATGAATACCAAGTGCTGCTGGGCATCAAAACCCACCTGGAGAAGGAAATCACCACGTACCGACGGCTCCTGGAGGGAGAGAGTGAAGG GACACGGGAAGAATCAAAGTCGAGCATGAAAG TGTCTGCAACTCCAAAGATCAAGGCCATAACCCAGGAGACCATCAACGGAAGATTAGTTCTTTGTCAAGTGAATGAAATCCAAAAGCACGCATGA